In Oreochromis niloticus isolate F11D_XX linkage group LG12, O_niloticus_UMD_NMBU, whole genome shotgun sequence, the DNA window TCTCTTAAAGTCCCAACACAGCATTTAAATCAGACTGAGGGATGGTCTTTAACTTTTGTTCTTTAACTATTCTTTTGTAGATTTGCGctgctttgggtcattgtcctgttacaTGACCCAATTTGGGTCAAACTTTGGCTGTCACCTTATGCAATTAGTCTTTATATAtgcttgtattttcttttatttgactgcttttctgtttcttaaCACTTTTTGGGTTCCAGCTTGGATGTATGCAAATTATCCTACCTCGTCCCCCgcccctttcttttctttgtgtttttttccccatcataTTCAATCAAATCTGCAAAGTTTGTGACTTTTTGGTGACTTGTAACTTTCCCTGAGGAGTAGGGCATGATAAATCTAACCTTCTTTGGActatagaaaacaaaacaaaacaaaacaaaagccctTCCCTTTTTATACACTGAAGTAAAAGTCAGACTTTAGAAAAGTGTATGCCCTGCAGAACCAATCAGAATGTGGGACAGAAGGACAAAGGATAAAAATGCTGTCCAGTCCTGCGTAAAGTGGGACATCCGATCACCCTtgtcctgcaccaccctcaCATACTTGTCTCCCACTCCTGACAGTACCACAGTTTCTCTCCTGGCGCCCTTTCATGTGCCTTCTCTATATCCACAAAGACACGGTCCAGctccttctgaccttctctaaacttctccatcaacactaTCAAAGCTTAAAGTTGAaaagtaataatgataataattggAAAAATAGAGTAACCGCTTATTCAAGTACACCAGTATGGCTAAGTGATACGTGGTGGCGCTGTAGAGTCAACATACCGACTATTCAGGCCACGAAGAAAAGCACAACGACGGAAGTAAAGAAGACAAACCGGAACATAAACAAAGGCTCATCGTGACTCTAAAAGAGTGATCCTGTGACACCTGTTTTTTTCTGGATTAGAGAAATGAAAACTGTCTCTCTGTTAGGGTCTGGTGTGTTGTGATGTGATGTCCGTGTTTGTACCGATCACCAGCTTTGTGCGCATGCGGCTCACATGGAGAGGCTCTCTGCTGCTTAGACCCCCTCCCACTGGATTCAGGTTTGTGTTGGCAGCCGGTAAAAAGGACCTGATAGACCTTCCTGTCCTGGTCGAGGATGAGCTCGAAGAGCAGTTTGTGAGAGGATCTGGACCCGGAGGACAGGCGACCAACAAAACCAGCAACTGCGTGGTGCTCAAGCACATCCCCACTGGGATCGTGGTGAAGGTGCTTTTTGTTCACCAGTAGTTAATCGTGTAATGGTGTCCAGTACATCTGGAATACCTTTGATATTATTTGTTGTCTTTTAATCTCCTCTCCAGTGCCACCAGACCAGATCTGTGGACATAAATCGAAAACGTGCCCGAGAGATTATGAGGGAGAAACTCGACGTTGCGTACAAAGGAGAGCTCAGTGAAGTTGTGACGAAGAAGAAGGAGTCTGTGCTCAGGAAGCaagaaaagaggaggaaggccAACGAGAACCTGGAGAGAAAGAGACTGTTCAAAGAAGCGCTGGCTGCAGACTCCAAGCCCGGAAATGACACTGTatgagtggtgtgtgtgtgtgtgtgtgtgtgtgtgtgtgtcggtgaGGTCAGAGATACTTGAATGATCCTGCACGTTGTGTCTGTAAAGCCTCAGTCTGAAGAAGTGCTGTCAGCGCTGATAACaagattttatttgtttagcTTCAGACAGGCACAGTATCAGTGTGTCATATAAGgattaaaataaagttaaaaatcaCTGATGTGTGATTGGCTGTTTATTTGTGTGAGCCTAAACTTGAGTTAAATAGGGGGTCTGCTTCGTTTACCTTTAGATTGAAGTAGGATGGCAAAAATTTTGGAAGCCATGGAGCATTCAGCATATTTGAATTTCACAAGAAAAAGCTTAAAAAGAGACGAGTCGATCTATGGATGTATTCATGTTGAAACCTAAAGGTGTCACCAGAACACAGTAATATATAAGTGGACCTATTgcaaatgaacataaaaaaacGTTTGCTTCTATTTATACTGATTATAGGATGCTGAAAAATTGCATTGAAATGAATTACAGTTGATAGACACTTTAAGTACCTTGCTGGTACCCACTTAGATCCCTTTTGCCTCCAGAGCTACCTAAATTCTTTTCACATAGATTCAAGATGGTGTCAGAAACATTCCTTTGAGACTTTGGTCCATACCGGCATGATAGCATCGCACAGTTTGTAGGCTGAATATCCATGATATAAATGTCCTGTTCAATCACATCCCAAAGGGGCTCTATtgaattgagatctggtgactgtggaggcaatttgagtacagtgaattCAAGCAGTTTAAGATGCTTTTGGCTTtatgacatggtgtgttatcaaTCAGAAAATGGGTGctctgtggtcataaagggatgctCAGCAGCAATACTCAGTTGGTACCTAGGGGCATAAAGTATGCCAAGGAAATACCATAACAAGTGGTTATTGGAGTTACTGttaccttcctatcagctcaaagcagtctgaccTCCTCTGACTTCTAtaatcaacaaggcattttaacccagagaactgccgctcactggatatCTTTACTCATTCAGACCATTATCTGAAAACACtaaagatggttgtgtgggaaaatcccagccgatcagcagtttttttttttgtttttttttttacaatactCAGACCAGTGTGTCTGCATAATTTTTAACAGTACCTCTTACATCCTTTtgccactagatgtcagtaaaAATCTCTTTCTCTACATTAATAGGATGTTTTATTTagaaaattttatttaaaaagcaaatatgGGTCTGTGCTCAATTCTAGCCATACCTAAGTAAAAATCATGATCTCTAGCTGTAAGTTGTCTTTTATTCTCAACTTTGAGATGTTATATTCCGTTAATATTACTTTTTGGATTTATAAGCTCTTTACAGGTAAACAGGCAAAACAGATTGTTTTGTGTTGCTATTAAAATAATTATCATTAACTCTTATTTTAATGCCACTGGGAAAAACTTTTGCAGAGAGACCGATAACATTCAGAGCAGTCAGCTggggccaatcagagagctgtTTTCAAACCCAAGCCCCTCCCGTCTGTACTAAAGAGCCAATGAGAAGCGCAGTAGTATTTTTAAATCCTCCACGCTCTCTCCGGAGTGATGCGGTCTGATATTTGTAGTTGTCGTTGCAGTGAACTGAGTACAGGGAGGAACCAGAAGACACAGGACTGCATTTAACAGCTCCCACGTCCTCTGTGGATTTTTATTTGTGTACTGACATGGCAAAAGGTAACTGAGACGTGTTGCTGTTTGTGTAGTAGCTGACTGCTAAATGCTAGTTAGCGCAAAAAAGGGACTAGGTTTGTTAAAATGCACGTGGCTGTTCACAAATAGAACTCAGCGgtagtgcttttttttgtcGTATATGTCAATGAATTGTTAGAGAGAAGAGCTTGAATGTAGTCATTTCTATGTTTATGCAGGGAAGAAAAATGTGCTGAGAGCCGACAAAAAGCCAGAGGACTCTGCAGAAGATACAGTAACCTCACTGACGGAGACAAAGGAAAACAAGCCAGCAAATAACAAGGTAACAAGGCTCTCCTCAGCTTATGCATCTCCAAAGCAGGAAGCTCACATTTTCTGGTAAACCAATTGAGAGTTAGTGTTACTCTTGCAAGGGGTAAATCCTCCGGTTCATGCTGTGAACTAGGGGTTTCAAACATAAGGGCCCGGAGACCAGAGGCTGCCCGGCAGATATTCCAGTACGGCCCAACTGGACAGGTTAAAAGAAGACatacattttggacttttaactttaattttataGGTTTTACAGCTGTAGCTTTACTGATAAACACCTCCCTTCTTGGTATTCATGCTACACCAAAGTAACTGGGTTGATAGTTACAAAATATCTAATCAAAGTGGGCTTTATCTAGCTAGTGGATGTAAAATAAGTTTGACATTCCCTCTAGAAACGAACCCACACTGCAAGGTCCTTCATGTCCTTACCCAGAGCCCGGCCGCAGTGGACACCTGGTTTCAGTTCAGCTATTTGTATGTTATAACTTAGTCCTTCTCTGTGGCTGAGTGAATGACCAACAGTAGTACCAGGATTCACTGACCATGTTAGTGAATTCTCATGAGAGAAACTCAGCTTGACACACAAGTAGAGGGAGAAAAACTGGAACATTGAATTTGAGCAATTTCAAATTTAGACTTGTGGCTTGCAAATGGCAGAAAAATATTAATGCCTCATCTTTTTTACAGTTTGCACACTGTATGGGTCAGGAATGTATGCTCCTAATTTACTTTAGATTGCTGCATAACCCATCTCCACATTCGCTCTTCAGGGCTGATGACTCCACATTCCTGTACTTGATTTAAACGGGATCTTTGAATCGGTTAAATtgtgagcagattttcctgcaaataaaactgaaactattTGAAAATTGCagttaaaaacatttcagtgttCATCATGACTGTTAAAGTACAAAGAAGCTAATCACCCCTCCACCCCCGACAAATGCAGAATGCCAAAATGGTTTTAATAAGTTATGTCAGAAAATCTCAGTTTAGTGTTCCCTTTTATATATGTTATAAAGTATTGAATGAGTGAGAAACAGCTGATTATGGACATAGTCTTTGTTAGAGTTGCCAGACCAAGCCATGCAGTTTTAGCAATTTGTtcatggtttgtttttttggacttGGCTGgataaaatctgttttctgttctcaaaggTGCTGGAAAGCACAGTGCTAAATGTGCAACATGTCTCTAGATTTAGACAAATTTCTGAACAGTGAAATGCTACACTTTGTTTATTGCATCAGATCACTCTCatacagctttctttttatgaCCCATGTTTATAATGATTTTTGTAGGGTTGTAAAGGTAACGTGCAGACAGTTCTCCCAAGTCTATGGACTCCAAGCAAGCCCAGGTCCCCTCTGAGTGACAGCTCAAGCACGCTCATTCAGGAAGGAAATGATTTGGATTCAACTAAGCCAGATATGCCAAGACTGAAAAAAGGTAAATTCTTAAATTAAGCACTTACTCTGTTATTTCACTGTTGTCCTTTTAGTTGCTGTTTCATCAGCAGATTCATGTGAGCTACACAACTTTCCAGCCTACTAGTAGTAGTAGCGCTCACTGACCTATACTTCTTAAATAtttgtggtgtttttgtttcttctgtGTTTAAGGCTCACCCAATAAAATTAAAGCTGAGGTATCCAAAGTGCAGAAGGCTGAAATGGCTTGTCACAGTGATGAAACAAGAGAAAAGGCCTCTGAGCAACCAAGCTCCACCTCGCATACTGACGTCAGGTCTGCAACAGATGGCAGTGTCCCAAAATCCAAGTCTCAGGGCAGAAATGGACGCAAGCTGGGAGCAAAAAAGTGAGTACATGTGGCCAACGTGCCAGTCTCATTAAAAACACGGGGGGGGAGGCACGGGCTCTTTCACACTCAGTTGCACAATCATAATCACTTATTACTCTGATGTCTCTTCTTTTCAGGATGGAGAGTAAAGCTCTTCAAAACAGAAAGGTCACGGACTACTTTCCCATCAGGCGcagtaacagaaaaacaaatgcagAGTTAAAGGTCTGTATTGACTAATACCTTTCCAGATTTCTGAAAGGCcttcatacttttttttttttttttgaaagccaCTAAACGCTGACCTATGACTCATTAAAGCATAagaggcacctaactcaagggatgaaccatgAGTTGTGTGTACACAGTTGgcaaaaaaacaattaaaattgtatctttaggcactttgttactagcggcctgctaaaaaaaaaaaaacataaagaaactaATAAATTaactgaatctatgaaaaatggtAAAGAAAACAGTGTGACAAGCATTTAGGCTGGCAATGGTATTAAATGggcaataatattttttttattagctaAAATCCTGACACATTTCATCATGGTATCCCTTTTAAAAGAAATGAGGAAACTACACAAGTAcaggacaaaaataaaataaaaaacaactacCGACGGCAGGTCtgaagacctgacacaggacttGAGATATACATCTGTCCCTTAAaatcactgaagcctcatcggAAATGGTCTCTGTGGAGTGGCTGTCGAGCCTTTCTTAAGGGAGGGGCaactattaaaacaaaaatgaggggtggttcaagacttttgcacagtgctgtataTAAAGTTGTCTTGATGTtctcttaacaaaaaacaaaaacctaaactaAATGATCTAATCACTGTTAATAGATTGAACAACACAAGCACCTCGATGACCTGATAAAGAATGGCATTGAAGAAGGAATGCAGGTAATGTTTACGTTTGTGCCATTTCAAAACTCTGCATGCAGACACGATCCCTGAGTTGTTGGTTAAGCAACATTTGCTAATCCAGtgtacattttcactgtgaACAGGTCAAAAACATAGACGGCAAGGGGAGAGGGGTATTTGCTGTGAGTGGTTTCAAAAGGGGAGATTTTGTCGTGGAGTATCACGGAGACCTGCTGGACCTGGCTGAAGCAAAAATCAGAGAGGCCCAGTACGCTGAGGATCCTCAAACAGGCTGTTACATGTACTACTTCCAGTATCAATCCAAAACTTACTGGTAAGTCCAAATGGCATCGCTCTGCAAGAGGTCTCACACCCGTGCACACAAACCTTCAAAGTGTGTGAGATTAATCTTTAGTCATCAGTTTATTCAGTGTTGGCGTCTCACCATAGACCTATATATATTCACCCTatggctatttttttttttttaatactttctgTATCATTTTTGTCTTCCTGGAATTCACAAATTCTAGCTGTACATGTTTTTTAGAATCATAAAAACATGTCTGTTCTTTAagatgagtaaatatttctttaataCAAAAAGCACTGTTATAAAACTCTATTCTAGCTGACATTTATTATGCGAAAGACATCTCctagaattaaaaacaaaagtttaataGCTGTGATTTTTAGTATGGACACCTGTCTTGTGTTGTGACAGTCATATCTGTATCTATGTATCACAGCGTTGACGCCACAAAGGAAACGAGTCGGCTCGGTAGGCTGATCAACCACAGTAAAACTGGAAACTGCCAGACAAGGCTTCACCCCATCGATGGAACGCCTCACCTGATCTTGGTCGCCTCCAAAGACATCGATGCAGGCGAGGAGCTGCTTTATGACTATGGCGATCGGAGTAAAGCCTCAATCCTTGCTCACCCATGGCTCAAACACTGAGAccttgacctttttttttttttttttctctcctaaaTATGAATTTGTCCCGTCTGCTGTCCAGTTTCTTTATGGAAAAAGATGCGATACTTGAGacttgaaatattttattttgtatagaTGCTAAAACGTCAGCTGGTGAAGTATATTTTTGTAAAACTTTTATCAGGATTTTATATCTTTACTAAATGTAGCAGTCATTTTCTTTGAGAAGGAGGGTTGCACTGTGAACGGGGTTTCCTTTAGTAATTGTCATTCTAGCTTTTGTAAATTATTACATGTGCTGTAAAATGAGGAATAAAGCGGACTTGATTCCTGCCATGGGATGATTGGTGGTGCATGACACGTGAGGACATATAGATTAAATAAGGGACACGTCTACTATCCTACAGCGATGGAAGATGGAATTTGCCTTTTGATACCTGGCAGGGTGGAACAAGGGAATATTGTACGTAagggggtgtcaaacataaggccagGAGCCTGAATTGGcctggcaaagactccaatgTGGCCCATtggatggcttttttttttttttttttttttttaacattttgaaaaaaatctaaactttTAACTGCATTTTCACAGGTTTTACAGCCCTGGCCATTCACAGCAACATGACACTACATTATGAATTGTTACGTTATAGCCCAAACTCACAACATGGTCCAGTTTGatgcatttttattaaaatcttaAATAGTAAAAGGATGAAAGTGTAATTACACAGTCATCTTTATTAATACTTGTATAGTAAAAACTACATCTGTGCCTCCTCCCTCCTTTTTAATTGCCATGTTCCCACATTCATTTTAGCAATTGAAACATCCATCAAAATAGTGTACTGAGATTGATGTCAAGGTCAGAGGAGAGGAGggcacaaacaaataaaagcccATCTAGAGGGGCTTGTATCCAGCAATAGGCCCCAGCAGATACTGAACTGCAAATAATATATTGCAGACCAGGTCCCTCCATGTTATATGTCCACACATTCTTTAGTGCagttagattttttaaaaaaattgctaCAAAATTTCTTTAAAACTTATCTGCCGAGGCTTTAAGTGTGAAAGTAGGAACATTTCCATACATGCAGCCAGAACTTGGGATTGGGTTAAACAAGTGTGTAGCGTTAAGAAAGCCACTTATCGGTGAGGCTAATTGGGGAAAAGGGCTTCATTTGTTAGGGAGCAAGAAGATGGGACCCTGCAGCAATGAAAAAAGGTCATGTGGTCTGAGGAGTGCAGATTTACTCCGTTCCAGAGTGATGGGCATCATAGGATAAGAAGAGAGGGGATGATGTGATGTAGCCGTCAAGCCTACAGTACGAGCCTGTGGGAGCAGTGTTACGATGTGGGGTTGGTGACTAATCTAAATATACTGAATGACCAGGTTTTGCCATCAATGCATGATGAACTGCCATCAAAGCTAAAGGCAGTTCAGTAAAATATGAGAGTGGGTTACCTTTTTGTCCCGCCTTCCCttcttcacacaaaacacatttaaatacagAAGTCAACAAGAGGACTTCAGTAAGAACAAAGTCGTGTTATCTGCTGATTAAAGGCTGTAAATTGATGCTGTAATTTGTGTAATAGCGTATATTTTTGGCATCTGGCTAAAATATGATAAAACAGaagctttttaaattttcaacTTGACCCAAAACACAAGTACAATcaaatttatttttagattttgaTTGGGTATTTTACCTTCATTAACAACAGAGAGATGAGTGATGGGAATGTGCCTACATAAAGACCTTATCGtggctcatttaaaaaaaaaagaaaaaaaaaagctgatgtTCAAGTTTATAAATAATTAGATTTTTGAAAACATTCAACATGATCATCACTTGTTAAATAATACTTTCCAGTTTCCTTTCCATATCTTATTTTTACAGAATTAAAGATGTCTACTCTAAAAACATCTTAGGTTAAAAATTAGTACAAAATATAATGCTTATTAAAACTGACAAATACTTcttcttaaaaaagaaaataaagaaaaatgtgaaagtaCAAAAGAAGTTAAATTGTGCCGACAAATCCCGTTTGCCTCCTACATGGTCAGTTCCCCGTGAAAGCTTTTCTTCTCATTTTCGCCTGAATGAAAACCTACAAACAGAAAGGTCAGAGTTAGCTGAAGGAGCGCGGGTGAACACGGAGCACGCAACACTGCATCACGGGAGGCTGTGATTACTGATGGAAGCATTTTGGCAGAGGCGTACTCTCTCTCTGCGTCTGCTCAGACAAACATCCTGAGCGTCAGCATGAATTCACCCAGTCACAAGTATATCATTAGGAGACAGGAGACGGGTTGTGAGAACAATCTCCCTGCTAGCTTATTACAGCATCATGTGGTTGCTGCTCAGAGTTCTTCTGAATCCTTTCCATTTGAGGTGCACAGCTTAAAACAAGACCTACTTTTACTTCCTTTTTCCCGCTTTCTCTATATTATTTTTAGTCGTCTGTAAATACTTATGTTGGTAAACTGAGCCAACTTGTTACTCACAGTTTGCCTATGGTCGTCTTTTCTTCTTTCGTGTCGTTTATCATGGCTGGTCTGTGCTCTGTAACTGCTGGTGTCTCCACCAGCCATGGTGGAGATGGAGACACCTCCACCATGGCTGGTTCGCCTTGTGGCAGAATCCCACTGCAGGAGAACGGGGATATTTATGATCACTAACGGTATTTTATAAGACAGGCTAACATTTAATTTTATAAGACATGGTCGATCTTGTTGCTTTAAAATGACAACAAATTCTATAATATGCATAAATCTTTTTGCATTCATTGGCTAATTGTGGTTCTTATATTTGTGCGCTCAATGTTATAATTACATAGTTACTCACATTCACTCATTagcactttattaggtacacctgttcaactgcttttTAACAAatatatctaatcagccaatcacatggcagcagcaAAATAGATTTATGCATCAGTATGCCACCACCGTGGAGGATATTTTCTTGACACACTTTGGGCTTCTTTGTACCAACCGAGCATTGTAGAAACCATCTACCTTATCTTTATGACTACTGCgtgtggggcgatcgtggctcaagagttgggagttcgccttgtaatcggaaggttgcaggttcgagccccggctcggacagtctcggtcgttgtgtccttgggcaagacacttcacccgttgcctactggtggtggtcagactACTACTGGtcgcccggtggcgccagtgtccggcagcctcgcctctgccagtgcgccccagggtggctgtggctacaacgtagcttgccatcaccagtgtgtgaatgtgtgtgtgaatgggtgaatgactggatatgtaaagcgctttggggtccttagggactagaaaagcgctaaataaatacaggccatttactgtGTACCCATCCTCAGATGGCCACTTCCATAACAGACCatgacacaaagctcagagCATCTCAAACTGGTGTCTTGAACATGATAATCTAACagcctttgggatgtggtggagattaacatggatgtgcagcccacaagtctgcagcaactgtgtaaTGCTGTCATGTAAACATAGATCAAAATcaaggaatgtttccagctccttggtgaatctgtgccacaaagaattaaaggtTTGAAGGCAAAAGGTGGTCCAACCTACCTACTACTAGCACATTAGCAagttgtacctaataaagtggctgatcAGTGTATGCATTTACCCATGGACTCAGTGTAATTCTAGGTGAAACTGATATGAGATTCATGCCAGTCTCACATTGCATTATACAGCAGCCCGTCATTAAATCCTCTTTTACAAGCGCACAGTCTTCAGGTGTATTGACACTGAGCTGGTGCAGTAGCTACATGGTTatgctataaataaagatttatcAATATTTTATGTACTCTTAGAAGCCAGGGTGAACTTTACATTTCACACCATTTACCTCTTGTACAGCTGAAGCTCCTCCTGGGCCACCATGAGCTGAGCCTTCAGCTGGTTCCTCTCTTGCAGCACCTCCTTCAGCTCCTGCATAGTGAAGCGGGGTCTGTTGGGGTCTGTCAGGTCCACCACCAACTGGTTCGGTCCCGAAGTCTGCTGTgattaaagtaacaaaaagcCAAATTTAAAGGTCTACTTCTATCTGACAAGAGCCTGAATAGAGCGCCAAACTCACCGCGCCAGGCCTGGAGGAGCCCTCCTTGATGATCCTATCCAGCTCACTCTTGAGGTTGTCCCGCTCCATTTTCAGCTCCTCCAGAGACAAGTTGTACTTGTTGACCAAAGTCTCAAACATTTCCAACACACGGACTATCCTAAACTGTAGGTCCGACACTTCTTCGCCAGTGCTGCTGATTTTTAACAGATCTCTTCCGATTACGTACGAGATATCGTACACATCTTCGACAGTGAGCTCGAAAGCGTCCTTCTCGAAAGCCCGAGCTGGCGACGACTCCTCACCAAACTCCATGACTCAGCGGGACGACTCTTTAAAACACCGAAATAAACTCGACTTTTTCCCCCCCGGATGCCACTCATAAATCCTTAAACCCAActcttcctccctctttctCGACTTCGGCTCAATACTCGTACAGAGAGAAGGTGGCTAACTTTAGAGACGCAGCACTTCCCCCATCACTCACGCACCAATGGCGTGACTCCTCGGACAGCAGAGGAGGGCAAAGTATCCTAGCGACAGGTGAGTACGAAGATCGTGTACAAGTCAAGAGGGCTCACTCGGCTCTGGCCATGCGCCAGATCACAGATCGTCGGTTTGTACGGAAAATATTGGAGTTAGTGAGTGAGACATTACTCTTCATATAGTCTCTCTGAACTTTTCTCAATCAAATCAGGTGAGAAAACACGTGATTTcgtgtgttttgttttagtgGCCCTCGTTAGCTGACTAACTACAGTAAAACAAAAGGTTTGGGGTAAAAATATCCTAAATGTCATTCTTTTACACTGAAATTTGATGACTTTTCCTa includes these proteins:
- the mtrfr gene encoding mitochondrial translation release factor in rescue produces the protein MSVFVPITSFVRMRLTWRGSLLLRPPPTGFRFVLAAGKKDLIDLPVLVEDELEEQFVRGSGPGGQATNKTSNCVVLKHIPTGIVVKCHQTRSVDINRKRAREIMREKLDVAYKGELSEVVTKKKESVLRKQEKRRKANENLERKRLFKEALAADSKPGNDTV
- the kmt5ab gene encoding lysine methyltransferase 5Ab — its product is MAKGKKNVLRADKKPEDSAEDTVTSLTETKENKPANNKGCKGNVQTVLPSLWTPSKPRSPLSDSSSTLIQEGNDLDSTKPDMPRLKKGSPNKIKAEVSKVQKAEMACHSDETREKASEQPSSTSHTDVRSATDGSVPKSKSQGRNGRKLGAKKMESKALQNRKVTDYFPIRRSNRKTNAELKIEQHKHLDDLIKNGIEEGMQVKNIDGKGRGVFAVSGFKRGDFVVEYHGDLLDLAEAKIREAQYAEDPQTGCYMYYFQYQSKTYCVDATKETSRLGRLINHSKTGNCQTRLHPIDGTPHLILVASKDIDAGEELLYDYGDRSKASILAHPWLKH
- the rilpl2 gene encoding RILP-like protein 2 isoform X2, yielding MEFGEESSPARAFEKDAFELTVEDVYDISYVIGRDLLKISSTGEEVSDLQFRIVRVLEMFETLVNKYNLSLEELKMERDNLKSELDRIIKEGSSRPGATSGPNQLVVDLTDPNRPRFTMQELKEVLQERNQLKAQLMVAQEELQLYKSGILPQGEPAMVEVSPSPPWLVETPAVTEHRPAMINDTKEEKTTIGKLFSFRRK
- the rilpl2 gene encoding RILP-like protein 2 isoform X1, with the protein product MEFGEESSPARAFEKDAFELTVEDVYDISYVIGRDLLKISSTGEEVSDLQFRIVRVLEMFETLVNKYNLSLEELKMERDNLKSELDRIIKEGSSRPGAQTSGPNQLVVDLTDPNRPRFTMQELKEVLQERNQLKAQLMVAQEELQLYKSGILPQGEPAMVEVSPSPPWLVETPAVTEHRPAMINDTKEEKTTIGKLFSFRRK